The Vicinamibacterales bacterium DNA window TGCAGCAGCAGGTGGTCGCGGTTCACGTCGGCCCCGCTGGCCGTGGCCCGCACGAAGTGCTCGGCGCCGTCGGGATTCGCCCGCGGCACCACGTAGACGTTCACCCTGTCGAGGAGCGCTCGATCGGGTCCCGCGAGGCGGGCCGCCAGGGCCAGCGCGGCCTCGCCGCCCGAGGGCTCGTTGCCGTGCTGCTGGGCCAGGACGAGCACGGTGGGGCGCGCGGCGGAGTAGCCGCCGGTGCCCGTCAGGGCCACCAGCGCCAACGCGCGGCCCTCCTGCGAGCGGCCAGCCGTTTCGACCGTCACGTGGCCGGGCGTCCCGGCGGCCAGGCGTTCGAGGAACGCGAGGGCCTCGTCGTGGCTGGTGAGATCGGTCCGGCCGTCCGCGAACGCCGGTGTCGGCGGCGGAGCGGGATCGGCGAAGCGCGCGGCGACCGGAGGCGCCTCGCGGACCGCGCGCGTTGGATCGAACTGGGCGCCGGTGTGGGCGGCCAGCGCCAGCACGAGGGCCACCACGCCGGGTGGACCGGCGAGGCGGGGAATCGCGGGACCGCCCGATCCCGGGCCGAGGAGGACGCGCACCTTACGACTTGAGCGTGGCGGCGAAGAGCTCCATCGTGCGCGTCCACGCGAGCGTCGCCGCCGCCTTGTCGTAGCGCGGCGTCGTGTCGTTGTTGAAGCCGTGCTCTACGCCCGGGTACAGGTGCATGTCGTACTTCACGCCGGCCGCCTTCAGGGCCGTTTCGTAGGCCGGCCAGCTCGCGTTGACGCGCTGATCGTTGCCGGCGTAGTGCAGCACCAGCTGGGCCTTGATCTTGGGGACGTCCTCGATCGGCGGCGGGCCGCCGTAGAACGGCGCCGCGGCCCTCAGTTCCGGGACCCGCGTCGCCAGGAGGTTGCAGACGCCGCCGCCGTAGCAGAACCCGACGACGCCGATCCGGCCGTTGCACTCCTTGTGCGTCCGGAGGAACGCCGCCGCCGCCACCATGTCCTCGCGCGTCTTCGCCTGATCCAGCTTGCCGAAGAGCGCACGCGCTTCGTCCTCGCCCGCGGCCGGGTAGCCGCCCAGCGGCGTGAGGGCGTCGGGCGCGAAGGCCACATAGCCGTCGAGCGCGATCCGGCGGGCGATGTCCTCGATGTGCGGGTTGAGGCCGCGGTTCTCGTGGATGACCAGGACGCCGGGGCGCGCGCTGCCGCCGCTCGCGGCGCGGGCGAGGTAGCCCTTCATGGTGCCGGAGCCTTGCGGCGACGCGTACTGCGCGTATTCCGTCTTCAGCCGCGCGTCGTCCCTGCTCACCTGCTGGGCCTCGGCGAACTTCGGACTCAGCTCGTCGAGCAGCATGGCGGCCGTGACGCCGCTCACGGCGTACTTGGCGGCCTTGTCGAGGAAGCCGCGCCTGTCGAGCGCGCCGTGGACGTAGGCGTCGAACAGGATCAGGACCTCGGGGTCGAAGTCGGCGGCGGTCTTTCGCGGCATGGCGTCACTCCTCCGGAATCGGGTGAGCATACCCCGAATCCCGGACGGCCTCGCCGCCTCCGGCCTTCTGACGGCCGGCCCCGATCGCGACGATGTACACTCCAGTCGCACGACCGGTGACCCGCCGCCCTCCGGGGACCGATCCCGGACGGCCGGTGCGCACCGCGCGGCTCGGCATGGCCTCCCGCCTCCACATCGCGTTCCTCGGCTGCGGTTTCATCACGCGCGTCCACAGCACCCACCTGCGGGCGCTCCGTCGCCACGTCGAGCTGAGCTATGCCAGCCGCGAGCGGAGCCGCGCGGACGAGTTCTGCCGCCGGTTCGGGGGGCGGCGCGCCTACGGCAGCTACGCCGGCGCCATCGCCGACCCGTCGGTGGACGCCGTGGTCGTCGCCGTGCCGCCCATCCTGCACCGGGGGCTCGTGCTCGACGCCCTCGCGTCCGGCAAGCACGTGCTGGTGGAGAAGCCGGCGTTCCCGACCCTCGCCGACTACGAGACGGTCCGCGCCGCCAGGGACGCGGCCGGGCGCGTGGTGCTGGTCGGGGAGAACGACCACTACAAGCCGCTCGCCGTGACGCTCAGGCGCCTCCTGGCCGCCGATCTCATCGGCGAGATGGTCTTCGCCCACATCGCGACGATCGCCCATCGCCTGAAGGCCGCCGACGATTGGCGAAACGACGAGTCCATCGCCGGGGGAGATGCCTTCTTCGAGGAGGGCATCCACTGGCTGCACGTGGCGGGCAGCCTCGGCCCGCGCATCGTCCGCGCGCGCGGCTACCGGCCCGACGTCAGCCGCGACGGACCCGACCGCCGGGCCAAGAGCATGATGGTCGCGCTGGAGTTCGACAACCGGGCGGTGGGGGCGCTGTACTACTCGCGCGAGATTCCGTCGCTCCTGATGGGCCTGCGCCTGTCGAAGATCTTCGGCCGCCGCGGCGTCATCACGTTCGAGTCCAACGGCGCCTTCGTGGTGGCGCGGGGGGGAGGGTGGCCCCGCCTGATCCAGCCCGGCGTCCGCGACATCCGCGGGTACCGGGCCATGTACCGGGACTTCGTGGACGCCATCCGCCAGGACCGCCCGCCGGAGATGAGCCTGGAGCGCGCGATGGAGGACCAGATCCTGATGGACCAGATCTACGCCAGCCTGGACACCGGCGAGAGGGCGGCGGGCTGACGACGGCGGGCATGGCGGAGCGGTTCGATCTCGTCATCATCGGGTCCGGGGCCGGCGGCGGCACGATGGCGCACGCGCTTGCGGGCAGCGGCGCCCGCATCCTGCTCGTCGAGCGGGGCGAGCGCGTCCCGCGGGAGCCCGAGAACTGGGATCCGGCGGCGGTCTGGCGTGACCTGCGCTACCGGACCGGCGAACACTGGCTCGACGGCGATGGCCGGGAGTTCAGGCCCTACACGCACTACTGCGTCGGCGGGAACACGAAGTTCTGGGGCAGCGTGCTCTACCGGCTGCGCCGCCAGGACTTCCACGACCTCGAGCACCTGGACGGCGTCTCGCCGGCCTGGCCCATCGATTACGACACGCTGGCCCCCTACTACGACCGCGCGGAACGGCTCTACGGCGTGCGCGGCGAGGCCGGGATCGATCCCACCGAGCCCCCGCGCGGTCCGTTCCCGTTTCCCGCCGTGCCCCACGCGCCGGCGGTGCAGGCGATCGTGGACGACCTGAAGGTCCTGGGGCTGACGCCGTCGCCGCTGCCGCTGGGCCTGCTCGAGCCCGGCACGCCCGGCGGCTGCGTCCTCTGCAACACCTGCAACTCCTTTCCGTGTCAGCGCGGGGCCAAGAGCGACGCCGAGGCCTGCGCCGTGTCGCCGGCCCTCGACGCGCCCGGGCTCACGCTCTGGACGCGCGCCACCGCCCGGCGCCTGCGCACGAATCCCGCGGGCACGCGCGTGACCGGCGTGGAGGTGGAACGGGACGGCGAGGTGCGCACCGTCGAGGCCTCGACGGTCGTGGTGTCGTGCGGCGCGGTCAACTCCGCGGCGCTGCTCCTGCGGTCGGCCTCGGATCGTCATCCGCGGGGCCTGGCGAACTCGTCGGGGCTGGTCGGCCGGCGCTACATGGCGCACCTGGCGACGATGATGCAGGGCTTCCATCCCTTCCGGAGGAACGACACCGTCTTCCAGAAGACGGTCGCCATCAACGACTACTACTTCGGCGGGCCCGACGCCGCCCACCCGCTGGGCCACGTCCAGTCGCAGGGCCGCACGCACGGCATCATGGCCAAGGTGGTCGGCGACACGATGATTCCCGGCATCCCGCTGGCGGCCTACGATGCCTGGGTGGCGCGAGGGGTGGACTGGCTGGCGATGTCCGAAGACCTGCCGAACCCCGACAACCGCGTCGACCTCGCCCCCGACGGCCGCATCCGCCTGCGGTACACGCCGAACAACGTGGCCGCGCACGAGCAGCTCGTCGCCGAGATGCGGCGCGTGCTCCGCCGGCTCGGCTTCTGGAAGGTGATGGCGCACTCGCACCGCGCGAAGAACACGACCCACCAGTGCGGCACGCTCGTCTTCGGCACCGACCCGCGCCGCTCCGTCCTGGATCCGTTCTGCCGCGCCCACGACGTCGAGAACCTGTTCGTGGTGGACGCGTCGTTCTTCCCCTCCTCGGCCGCCGTCAATCCCGGCCTGACGATCATCGCGCAGGCACTCAGGGTGGCGGAGCACATTGGGGGAGTGGAGCGACATCTCACTCCTCCGCCGCCCGCAGGCTGAAGACCGCCACCTTGCCGTCCGGGGCGAGGGCGACGGTGAGGCGCAGGCGCGCGGTCGGGCCGACGACGTCGTAGACCGACACCGTGTCGTCGCCGAGGACGTGGCGATCGAGCAGCACGAGCGTGGCGGTAGGGCCGGCGGTCGCGAGGAGCGTGGCGTAGCGCGAGGGGCCGTCGGGGAAGAAGCCGGCACGCAGGTAGGCGAAGTCGGCGGGCCTGAGGGTGCGCGCGCGCGTGCGCTGCAGGAGCGCTTCGGCGCGGGCCGTGATGGCGGGGTCGCGGTCCTCGATGGGCGTGAGCGCCGGTTCCGCCAGCGCCGGATTCAGGGTGGCGGCGATGAGGTCCGCGATGTGGCCGGGGTCGGCCTGCGCCAGATTCGCGAGCACAACTATCGACAGGTCGTCGCCGATGAAGCGGGAATACTGGGTCTGGAAGCCCTGCCACGATCCGCCGTGGGCGTGGAGCGGAGCGCCGCCCCGTTCGCTGATGCCCCAGCCGAAGCCATAGGGGTATGACGTCCCGCTGGCCAGCCGCACGGGCTGCAGCACCTGGGCCCAGCTCGCGGCCGAGAGCACCTTCCGGCCGCGCACCGCGGCGTCCCAGGCCAGGTAGTCGCGCAGGGACAGGTACAGGGAGCCATCGGCGGTGGTGTTGAGCGTCGGCGACACCCAGTCCTGGTTCTCGAGCACGCCCTCCCGCCATTCGTAGCCCGCGGCGCGGTGTTTCACGATCGCGGCCTCGCTGATCACGCGGGCGGTGGGCATCCCGAGCGGCGTGAAGACGCGTTCCTGGAGCACGTCGCCGTAGAACCGGCCGGACACCGTGTGGACGATGACGCCCAGCAGCACGTAGCCGGTGTTGCTGTAGTTCCAGCGCGTGCCCGCCGGGAACTCCGGCTTCAGTTCCATGGCCTCCCGCACCAGCGCGCCCTCCTCGTAGTCCCTGCGGTAGTCGAAGGTGCCCACCGTGTAGTCTGGGATGCCG harbors:
- a CDS encoding dienelactone hydrolase family protein, which produces MPRKTAADFDPEVLILFDAYVHGALDRRGFLDKAAKYAVSGVTAAMLLDELSPKFAEAQQVSRDDARLKTEYAQYASPQGSGTMKGYLARAASGGSARPGVLVIHENRGLNPHIEDIARRIALDGYVAFAPDALTPLGGYPAAGEDEARALFGKLDQAKTREDMVAAAAFLRTHKECNGRIGVVGFCYGGGVCNLLATRVPELRAAAPFYGGPPPIEDVPKIKAQLVLHYAGNDQRVNASWPAYETALKAAGVKYDMHLYPGVEHGFNNDTTPRYDKAAATLAWTRTMELFAATLKS
- a CDS encoding serine hydrolase domain-containing protein, whose product is MTEHVSRTTRRTAAALVAQLVSLALAVPPALGQPPASLDQVDGIVRTEMARQHIPGLAVAIVKGGEPVLVKGYGLANVEHDAPVTPETVFESGSIGKQFTAAAVMLQVEAGRLSLDDPISTFFPGAPAAWRAIKVRHLLTHTSGIPDYTVGTFDYRRDYEEGALVREAMELKPEFPAGTRWNYSNTGYVLLGVIVHTVSGRFYGDVLQERVFTPLGMPTARVISEAAIVKHRAAGYEWREGVLENQDWVSPTLNTTADGSLYLSLRDYLAWDAAVRGRKVLSAASWAQVLQPVRLASGTSYPYGFGWGISERGGAPLHAHGGSWQGFQTQYSRFIGDDLSIVVLANLAQADPGHIADLIAATLNPALAEPALTPIEDRDPAITARAEALLQRTRARTLRPADFAYLRAGFFPDGPSRYATLLATAGPTATLVLLDRHVLGDDTVSVYDVVGPTARLRLTVALAPDGKVAVFSLRAAEE
- a CDS encoding Gfo/Idh/MocA family oxidoreductase, which encodes MRTARLGMASRLHIAFLGCGFITRVHSTHLRALRRHVELSYASRERSRADEFCRRFGGRRAYGSYAGAIADPSVDAVVVAVPPILHRGLVLDALASGKHVLVEKPAFPTLADYETVRAARDAAGRVVLVGENDHYKPLAVTLRRLLAADLIGEMVFAHIATIAHRLKAADDWRNDESIAGGDAFFEEGIHWLHVAGSLGPRIVRARGYRPDVSRDGPDRRAKSMMVALEFDNRAVGALYYSREIPSLLMGLRLSKIFGRRGVITFESNGAFVVARGGGWPRLIQPGVRDIRGYRAMYRDFVDAIRQDRPPEMSLERAMEDQILMDQIYASLDTGERAAG
- a CDS encoding GMC family oxidoreductase is translated as MAERFDLVIIGSGAGGGTMAHALAGSGARILLVERGERVPREPENWDPAAVWRDLRYRTGEHWLDGDGREFRPYTHYCVGGNTKFWGSVLYRLRRQDFHDLEHLDGVSPAWPIDYDTLAPYYDRAERLYGVRGEAGIDPTEPPRGPFPFPAVPHAPAVQAIVDDLKVLGLTPSPLPLGLLEPGTPGGCVLCNTCNSFPCQRGAKSDAEACAVSPALDAPGLTLWTRATARRLRTNPAGTRVTGVEVERDGEVRTVEASTVVVSCGAVNSAALLLRSASDRHPRGLANSSGLVGRRYMAHLATMMQGFHPFRRNDTVFQKTVAINDYYFGGPDAAHPLGHVQSQGRTHGIMAKVVGDTMIPGIPLAAYDAWVARGVDWLAMSEDLPNPDNRVDLAPDGRIRLRYTPNNVAAHEQLVAEMRRVLRRLGFWKVMAHSHRAKNTTHQCGTLVFGTDPRRSVLDPFCRAHDVENLFVVDASFFPSSAAVNPGLTIIAQALRVAEHIGGVERHLTPPPPAG